Below is a genomic region from Actinomycetota bacterium.
CGCCCACCGGGCACGCCGATGGGCGGTTTGAGGGCCACCTTGACCTCCTTGACCGGCTCGCCGGGGACCGCGGCGTTGACCCGGCGGATGATCTCGGGGGCAAGGTACTGCAGCTCCTTGCCCCAGGCGGGGTTCTCCACCCATACCTTCAGCACTCCGTGGGTGAGGCTGGCCGGCGAGCACCGCTGGGCGACCCGGTCCCCGACCATCTGGCGCCAGTCGCCGAACACCGCCCCCACGGCGGCGGGGTTGTCCAGCCCCCAGCGGCGGGCGCTCGGCCCGAGGAGGGAGCGGAGGGGCGTGGGGTCGTCAGGCATCAAAGTCGTCAGGCATCGGGTGCCATCTTTCATGCCACCCGGACCACGCCGGCGTCCACCAGGAACATCCGCTCGACCGCGCGGCCGGAGCCCACCGGCCACCCCGCCCCGCTGGTGGCGGTGGCGATGGTCTGGCCGGACCCGGCCACCATGGCCACCAGGTGTTCCCGCCGGGCGTCGTCCAGCTCCGAGAAGATGTCGTCCAGGATGAGGATGGGATCCTCGCCCCGCTCGCCGGCCACCAGGTCCCGCTCGGCCATGCGCAGGGCCAGGGCCAGACTGCGCTGCTCGCCCTGCGAGGCATACGTCCGGGCGTCGGCGCCGTTCAGCCGCACCTCGACGTCGTCCCGGTGCGGACCCACCGTGCTCACCCCCCGCTCCAGGTCCCGGCCCCGGGCCGCAGCCAGCGCGGCCACGAGGCCCTCGGTGACCGCCGCCGTCCGGCCCTCGCCCGCCGGGGGCAGGTCCTCGGGCGTCACCCAGGTGGGCCGGTACTGCAGGTCGACCTCGGCCCCGGGCCCGGCCAGCGAGCCGTAGCGGCGCTGGACCTCGGGCAGCAGCCGCTCCAGCACGGCCAGCCGGTTGCGGATCACCACCGCCCCCGTGCGGGCGAACGACTCGTCCCAGACATCGAGCGTGGCCAGCGCCCGCCGGCTGTTGACCGCCGCCTTCAGCAGACCCGTCCGCTGGCGCAGCACCCGCTCGAACTCCTGGCGCTCGGCGCCGGCCAGCACCCGCAGGCGGGCGGCACCCTGGTCCAGCAGCCGGCGGCGTTCGTCGGGCGGTCCCTTCACGATCACGAGGTCGTCGGGTGAGAACGCCACGGCCACCATGGGCATGCCGCCGTGACGCTCCACCGGGACCCGGTTCACCAGCAGCCGGGTGCCTCCCGCCCGTTTCACCTCGGCATCGACCCGGACGTCCCGCCCGCTGTCCCGGCCGGCGCCGGACACGATGGCCCGCTCGGCGCCGAGGCGCACCATCGCCTCACCGGTGGCCCCCCGGTGCGACCCGGTCCCGCACAGCACGGCGATCGCCTCGACCAGGTTCGTCTTGCCCTGGCCGTTCTCGCCCAGGACGAGATTCAGCCCAGGCGCAAACTCCACCGCGGCGGTGGCGTAGTTGCGGAAGTCGGTCAGGACGAGGCTGCGCATCTCCACACATCCAGCTTCTACCGGGACAGGCGCACGGGCATGGCAATGTAGGTGAACTCGGGGTGATCTTCCCCCCGGAGCACGCCCGGCTTGGTGGGCGACATCACCTCGAGGACCGCCTGCTCGCCCTCGAGGGCATCGAGGCCGTCGCCCAGGAACCGGGGGTTGAAGGCGACC
It encodes:
- a CDS encoding DNA replication/repair protein RecF yields the protein MRSLVLTDFRNYATAAVEFAPGLNLVLGENGQGKTNLVEAIAVLCGTGSHRGATGEAMVRLGAERAIVSGAGRDSGRDVRVDAEVKRAGGTRLLVNRVPVERHGGMPMVAVAFSPDDLVIVKGPPDERRRLLDQGAARLRVLAGAERQEFERVLRQRTGLLKAAVNSRRALATLDVWDESFARTGAVVIRNRLAVLERLLPEVQRRYGSLAGPGAEVDLQYRPTWVTPEDLPPAGEGRTAAVTEGLVAALAAARGRDLERGVSTVGPHRDDVEVRLNGADARTYASQGEQRSLALALRMAERDLVAGERGEDPILILDDIFSELDDARREHLVAMVAGSGQTIATATSGAGWPVGSGRAVERMFLVDAGVVRVA
- a CDS encoding DUF721 domain-containing protein, with product MPDDPTPLRSLLGPSARRWGLDNPAAVGAVFGDWRQMVGDRVAQRCSPASLTHGVLKVWVENPAWGKELQYLAPEIIRRVNAAVPGEPVKEVKVALKPPIGVPGGRPAGRAAARGAGQSSATAPIRTARPSGAGIDADQLVSGIPDDRLAAATKRALLAARSHSGRGH